The following are encoded in a window of Hymenobacter sp. GOD-10R genomic DNA:
- a CDS encoding DUF305 domain-containing protein: MPRFRIPLLMLALLGLFVASCSKSHDMDPDHNKSVYMTIMMDMMTQMDAQAKTQDPDHDFAAQMVLHHEAAIKMAQEELKSGSNQEMKTTAQTIITKQQAEITQFNAFLSGHSARQPLVPQFTQLQKTNMDKMMASSDKRTITGRSDYDFAQLMVDHHQAAIDNSEALLVHGRENTTRALAQAIIADQRQEILALQDWLTRNK; this comes from the coding sequence ATGCCTCGTTTCCGTATACCCTTGCTGATGCTGGCCCTGCTAGGGCTCTTCGTGGCTTCCTGCTCCAAAAGCCATGACATGGACCCTGACCATAACAAGAGTGTGTACATGACCATTATGATGGACATGATGACGCAGATGGACGCGCAGGCCAAAACCCAGGACCCCGACCACGATTTTGCGGCTCAAATGGTACTGCACCACGAAGCGGCCATCAAAATGGCGCAGGAGGAGCTGAAAAGCGGCTCCAACCAGGAAATGAAAACGACGGCCCAGACCATCATCACCAAGCAGCAGGCCGAAATCACGCAGTTCAACGCCTTCCTCAGCGGCCACTCGGCCCGGCAGCCCCTCGTGCCACAATTCACCCAGCTCCAGAAAACCAACATGGATAAAATGATGGCCAGCAGCGATAAGCGCACCATCACGGGCCGGTCGGACTATGACTTTGCCCAACTAATGGTCGACCATCATCAGGCGGCCATCGACAACTCCGAGGCGCTGCTGGTGCACGGCCGCGAGAACACCACCCGCGCCCTGGCGCAGGCCATCATTGCTGACCAGCGCCAGGAAATCCTGGCGTTGCAGG